Part of the Cryptosporangium phraense genome is shown below.
CGCACCCCGGCCAGCGCCAACGCCAGATCCGGCCCGATCGACCCGGCCAGGTTCGCCGCGGTCGCCCGCGACCTGCTCAGCACCCCGACGCCGGCCGAGAGCCCCACCGACCCCAGCAACGCCCCCAGCGCCACCGACGTCCGCACCAGCGGCCCGACCCCGAACCGCGACCCCGGAGCCGCCAGCCGCAGGATCGGCCACCCCTGCGTCAGCGCCAGAGCGGGCAGGTCACCGTCCGGGTTCAACGCCACCGGATGCCCCGCCAGCGCCAGGAACGGCACGTCCTCGGCCCCGTTCGAGTATGCGTAGCTGGTCGCCAGATCCACACCGGCCCGGGAAGCGAACCCGGACACCGCCGCGGCCTTGCCCGCCCCCCACAGCGTCCCGCCGTCCAACTCGCCGGTCAGCATCCCGTCGCGCACCTCGTGCCGGGTGCACAGCACCTCGTCGAACGACAGGTCGCGGGCCACCGGACAGGCCTGGAACCAGGTCGCCGACGTCGCCATCACCAGCGTGTGCCCGGCCTTCCGATGGGCCTCGACCAGCCGTCGCGCGCCCGGGTAGATCAGCCCGGCGATCTCCTGCCGGAACAGGCGCTCGCCCCACTCCTCGAGATCCTCTTCCTGGCGTCCGGCCAGGGCCCGGACCGCGAACGCGGCCAGCGCGTCGAGGTCGGCCCCGCGCAGCCGCATGTCCAGTGCCAGCCCCAGCGTCTGCCCGAATTCGAGCAGGCCGACGTCCCGCTTCCGGATCCGGTCGCGGTAGACCGCGACCGCGGTGTACCCGTCGATCAACGTCCCGTCGAGGTCGAAGAACGCTCCGACGGTCGGACCCTGCGGGCCGTCGGCGATCGCCGCCAGCCGTTCCTCCAGCTTCACGGCTGGGACACTCCCGGCCGACGAGCGCTCACGGTCACCGAGCCGAGAAACCCGGGGGACGCCTCGTCGGCGACCGGACCGAGCGCCGCGTCGCCCGGGTCGAGCGGCTCACCGAGCGCCAGCGCCCGCACCCGGCGGACCCGGCGCACCCAGCCCTCGATCTCGTCGGCGAACTTCTGCCGGGCCGCTCGCACCTCGTCCCGCCCCGGATCCACCAGGTCCCGGTTGGATGCCAGCTTCAACGCGGTCGCGAACAGCTCGCCGGAGATCGACTCCGAGCTCGCCAGCTGCTGCTGCATCCGCAGTTGCCGAGCCACGTCCAGGCACTCGCGGGTGAACGGCTTCGCCTCCACCGGAACCCGCGGATCCCGTGCCGCCAGCCGCTGGGCGACCACCCAGTACGCCTCCAGGAACGGCTGGAGCACCCGGTGGGCCAGGTGCACCGGCAACGACGCCAGCAGCGTCGACGGTTCGTTCAACCGCGACCGCCACTCCGGGTCGATCAGGTCGAGCTCCCGATGCAGCTCGGCCCGGAACGCGTCCTTGTCGCTGAAGAAGAACTCGAACTTCAGCAGGTCACGCAGCTCCAGAGCGACGGCCCACCCGTACTCGAGGACGTCGGGGGAAGCCAGCGATCGCTCGGCTACCGCCTGCAGCATCAGCTCGGCCACCGCCCGCACGACCAGGAAGTGGATCGTGTTGTTGCGGTAGAACGCGGCGACCAGGTGCTGGTCGGGCCCGACCCGGTAGACCGCCTCGGTGCCCTTGTCGAACCGCTCCACCACGCCCGACGACGCCAGCTCGTCCAGCACCCGCCGGACGCTCCGCTCCTCCGAGAGATCCAGATCTGAGGCCAACCCACGAGCCGAGAAGTAGGAAACCAGCGGCGAGAGGACGGCGAAGACCTCGGCCACGGTCAGCGCCCGGTCCTCGATCCCGAGCAGCGCCAGCGTCACCAGCGACCGGGGCATCACCGGCGTCGCCTCGTTGATCCGGTGGCTCACCTCGAACGCGGTCTTCTGCACGGCCAGCCGCTGGTCCGTCTCGGAGTCCAGCGCGGCCCGCAGCGACAGCGGCTCCCCGAACCGCACCTGCACCGACCCGCGCTGGGTGTCCTGGGCCCGGTTGAACTTCAGCAGCCAGGAGAAGCTCTCCGGCGCCTTGGCCGCGCCGTGCGCCTCCTCGGCCATGATCCCGACCTCGTACAGCTGGTCGTATGACAGCGACACCGGTACCAGGTAGACGTCCTCGGCGCCGCTGGAGCGGAACGCCTCGGCCAGGTACGTCAGCAGCCCGTACCGCGGTGGACGCAGCTTCCCGGTGCGCGACCGGCCGCCCTCGATGTACCACTCCAGGTTGAAGCGCTTCGAGATCAGGTAGCCCATGTACTCGCGCAGCACCCAGCGGTACACCGCGTCGTCGGCGATGCTGCGCCGGATGAACACGTACCCGCTGCGCCGGGTCAGCGGCCCGATCGGCCAGAAGTCGATGTTGATGCCGCCCATGACGTGGTTCAGCGGCAACCCGTGGGCCAGCAGCGCCGGCCGCAGCACCAGCGGATCCAGGTACGACCGGTGGCTGGGCAGGAACACCAGCGGGTACTTCCGCCCGAGTTCCCGCAGCGAGTCGGCCTTCGAGTCGTCGACCGACACCCGGTAGGCCCGGGAGAAGTACCGGCCGAGCCGGTTCCAGGCGTCGATCGCCGTCCGGCTCTGCGTCGCCACCATCTGGTTCAGCGCGGCCAGCGCGCGCTCGTAGACGACCTCGACCGGGAGGTCGAGCTCGGCCGACAGCTTCTCGATCCCGGTGCGGAACCGCGGCGACGCGGTGATCTCCTCGACCACGTACCGGGCGACCTTGTACTGGCTCCCGATCAGCGCCCGCTCGGCCCGGTCGAGCGCCAGAACCGCCTGACGGCGCACGAACGACTCGAAGTCTCCCGATCCCGCCTGCCGCTGCCACCGCTCCCGCAGGTCGTCCACGGTCGCCGGCTTGCCGACGATGACCCGGCAGCGGTCCGGCCGCAACTTCAAGATCAACTTCTGGACGCTCTGCCGCGAGCGCCGTGCCCCCGCGCGCCCGACCGACGTGCGCAGACGGGCGAGCGGGCCGTCGTCCCCATCGGCCGGGAGCCAGGCCACGCGCACCGGCGTGACCAGCAGGTCGTCGTCCAGCGTGGTGCGAAGCCGCTCGTCGGTCAGGTCGAGCACCAGACGGCCACCGTCGCCGTTCTCGAACTGGCTCGTCAGCCAGGCCGAGATCGCCTGCCGCTCCTGAGGAGTCTCCGACTGGATCAGGTACAGCGTCGCGCGCGTCATCGAGCACCCTTCCTCTTGCGGCCGAGCCGCAGGACTTCGTCCAGCCCCTCGGAAAGACACTCGAGGAACAGGTCCGGTGACGTCACCGCGGCCGTGTCGATCGTGACGCCGATGCAGCAGACCCCGGTGTGCGAGACCAGCGTCGCCATCACGCCGCAGCCCGGAGCGGGCGCGAACGGGAACATCCGGTCGATGCGCGCACCGGCCATGTACACCGGCACCGTGATCCCGGCGACGTTGCTCGCCTGCAGGTCGATCAGCGCGGTCTGGGCCAGGTACCAGCGGGCCACCGCGGCCACCGGCAGCCGGGAGAGCGCGGGCGCGGCCATCGACAGGACGTCGGCGGCCGGCTCGTCGCGGGCCTCGAGCACCAGCTCGCGCACCCGCCGGATGCGGTCGGCCGGATCGGCGACGCCCACCGGCGCCGCGAACCGGGCGACGCCGAACCGGTTGCCGCCCATCGGGTCGGACGCGTCACGCAGGCTGATCGGCATCCCGATCGGCAACCGCTCGATCGGCGAATCGAGCCGCTCGTGATAGAGCCGGAACCCGCCCAGCAGCGCGGCCAGGTAGGCGTCGTTCAGCGAGCCGCCGACCGACTTGGCGGCCGCGCGCAGCTCGTCGACCGTCGTCTCCAGCGTCCCGAACCGGCGCCCGAGGCCCCGCGCGCGCATCAGCGGCGACGGCGGGCAGGCCGGCGGCGCGGCCAGCCGCAGCAGCGACTCGGCGAACCCGAGCGCGGCGCCGGGGTCACGGGCGACGCGGGAGGCCAGCGACACCCCGGCGCGGCCCGCACCGGCCACCGACGACGGCAACGTGAGCACGCGCTCGACGACCTGCTCGCGCAGCGCGTCGAACCCGGTCAGGTGCTCGGGCGGCGGCGGGAGCGCGGTCGGCTTGTCGGGCGTGGGCTCGCGCCGGCGACTGTGCAGCAGCGTGACCAGCTGCATGCCACCCATGCCGTCGGTGATGCTGTGGTGGGTCTTGAGCAGGTAGATCGCCCGGCCGTCGTCCAGACCCTCGACGAGCAGCGCCTCCCACGGCGGCCGGGCCCGGTCGAACGGCCGGTCGACGACCGTGCGGCAGAAGTCGAGTGCGTCGTCGAACGTCGCCGGGGAGGGGAGCCGGATGCGCCGGAGGTGGTAGTCGAGGTCGAACTCCGGGTCGACCGACCAGACCGGCTTGCCCAGCCCGAACGGCGGGTCGACCACCCGCATCCGGAACCGGGGAATGACGCCGAGGGCCCACTCGTGGGCGGCGACCAGCCGCTTCCACTCCGGGGTCGTGTCGAGGACGTCGACCGCGGCGATCGTCGACCGTAACCGCGGCTCGGCCGTCTCCAGCCGCCACATGCCGGCCTCGAAGTCCGACATCGTGCGGCTCGCGCCCCAGCCGATCGTGCCGTAGTCGACGTCGACTGCGCTCGGAGGAAGCTGCGGTCCCGCCATGCCACCTCCCCCGGAACGGACGCCCTTCCTATTTCGGTCGCCCGCGCCCAACTCTGCTTGCCGTCGATGTGGCGCGCAACACAGTTGGCGAGATCGGTTGGCTCCGGAGTGACCAGCGCACGAGCTGGGCCGGACGGTCCGACCGGAGATCCACGGTGTCCGGGCACGTGTTCCGGTGCGCGATCGCGCCCGGGTCGCGGTAAGCCTCGGGGAACTCCTCGAGGATCTCGTCCAGCGCGGTCTGCAGCCAGGCCACCGCCGGCTCCGAGAGGCCCTGCCGTCGACCGGCCCACAGCGTCCAGGCGGTGAGCACGGCCGGCATCGCGTTCCGCGCGGCCGCGTCGAGGGCCGCGTGCTCGGGGACGTCGACCAGCAGCAGTTCGTCGAGCACGCCCGGACCGACCCGGGCCGGATCGTCGGACGCGTTCAGCGCCCGGTCGACGAGCAGCCGGGCCCAGCGCTCGGCCATCTCGAAGTCCGGCAGGTCGGCGGCCTCGGACGACGACAGGAACTCCTCGATCAGGACGTCCGGGTCCACGGCCGGCTCGGGTTCGTCGAGTTCGATGCTCGGCGGGAGCGTCCGGACCCGGGCCAGCGCGAGCGCCCGGTGCGGCGCGAAGTCGTCCTTGACCCGGGGCTCGACCCGCCCGTCGGTGGTGCGGAACGCGCGCTGCAGCCGTCGCCGGGCCACCCCCGGCTCGATCGGTTCGAGGAACGCGACCGGCGTGGAACCCAGCTCGTACTGCAGGTCGGCCAGGCTGCCGGCGACCGCCTCGGTGAAGAACACGTCCTTGGCGATGCCGCCGAGCGTGTAGTCGATCAGCACCAGCATCGCGTGCTCGGTCTCGCCGCGGCGGAACGCGCAGAGGATCGTCTCCTGGTCGCCGTAGACGTCGCCGTAGTGCCAGCACTCGCCGGACGTGATCTCGTCGACCGCGGCGGCCCAGCGCGGACGCGGTTCGCCCAGTCGGTCGGCCGCCGCCAGAGCCGCGCGCCGGGCCGATCCGCTGCCGGCGATCGCGCCCAGCGCGGTGAGCGCGACCAGCGCCGCTCCCTCGTCGTCGTCCTCTTCGGCGGCCGCGATCCAGGCCCCGACGAACGTCTCCTCGGCCGTCGGGTCACCGTCGGTTGCGGCCCAGACCGCGCCCAGGACGTCCGAGCACCAGAGCTCGACCTGGATCGGGTCGTCGATCTCGAGCAGATTGCCGGCCTGACGGAACAGCAGTCGTACGAGGTTTTCCGGCAGCGCGTCGGACGGGCGAGACTGGAGGGGCGGAGCGAGGGACAGGTGCGACGGCTTACGCCTCATGGGCCGGAATCC
Proteins encoded:
- a CDS encoding HAD-IB family hydrolase; this translates as MKLEERLAAIADGPQGPTVGAFFDLDGTLIDGYTAVAVYRDRIRKRDVGLLEFGQTLGLALDMRLRGADLDALAAFAVRALAGRQEEDLEEWGERLFRQEIAGLIYPGARRLVEAHRKAGHTLVMATSATWFQACPVARDLSFDEVLCTRHEVRDGMLTGELDGGTLWGAGKAAAVSGFASRAGVDLATSYAYSNGAEDVPFLALAGHPVALNPDGDLPALALTQGWPILRLAAPGSRFGVGPLVRTSVALGALLGSVGLSAGVGVLSRSRATAANLAGSIGPDLALALAGVRLSVVGESHLWARRPAVFMFNHQSSLDLGVLGSLIRRDVTAVVKKEARNDPRFAAIGALLDVAYVDRSAGRGRSALAPAVEKLRAGVSIAIAPEGTRSPTPRLGRFKKGGFYLAVEAGVPIVPIVIRNAGDLMWRDSLLVHPGVVEVAVLEPIETVDWPGGEVEKLVDLVRSRFESTLADWPVENEYEG
- a CDS encoding glycerol-3-phosphate 1-O-acyltransferase; amino-acid sequence: MTRATLYLIQSETPQERQAISAWLTSQFENGDGGRLVLDLTDERLRTTLDDDLLVTPVRVAWLPADGDDGPLARLRTSVGRAGARRSRQSVQKLILKLRPDRCRVIVGKPATVDDLRERWQRQAGSGDFESFVRRQAVLALDRAERALIGSQYKVARYVVEEITASPRFRTGIEKLSAELDLPVEVVYERALAALNQMVATQSRTAIDAWNRLGRYFSRAYRVSVDDSKADSLRELGRKYPLVFLPSHRSYLDPLVLRPALLAHGLPLNHVMGGINIDFWPIGPLTRRSGYVFIRRSIADDAVYRWVLREYMGYLISKRFNLEWYIEGGRSRTGKLRPPRYGLLTYLAEAFRSSGAEDVYLVPVSLSYDQLYEVGIMAEEAHGAAKAPESFSWLLKFNRAQDTQRGSVQVRFGEPLSLRAALDSETDQRLAVQKTAFEVSHRINEATPVMPRSLVTLALLGIEDRALTVAEVFAVLSPLVSYFSARGLASDLDLSEERSVRRVLDELASSGVVERFDKGTEAVYRVGPDQHLVAAFYRNNTIHFLVVRAVAELMLQAVAERSLASPDVLEYGWAVALELRDLLKFEFFFSDKDAFRAELHRELDLIDPEWRSRLNEPSTLLASLPVHLAHRVLQPFLEAYWVVAQRLAARDPRVPVEAKPFTRECLDVARQLRMQQQLASSESISGELFATALKLASNRDLVDPGRDEVRAARQKFADEIEGWVRRVRRVRALALGEPLDPGDAALGPVADEASPGFLGSVTVSARRPGVSQP
- a CDS encoding wax ester/triacylglycerol synthase domain-containing protein — translated: MAGPQLPPSAVDVDYGTIGWGASRTMSDFEAGMWRLETAEPRLRSTIAAVDVLDTTPEWKRLVAAHEWALGVIPRFRMRVVDPPFGLGKPVWSVDPEFDLDYHLRRIRLPSPATFDDALDFCRTVVDRPFDRARPPWEALLVEGLDDGRAIYLLKTHHSITDGMGGMQLVTLLHSRRREPTPDKPTALPPPPEHLTGFDALREQVVERVLTLPSSVAGAGRAGVSLASRVARDPGAALGFAESLLRLAAPPACPPSPLMRARGLGRRFGTLETTVDELRAAAKSVGGSLNDAYLAALLGGFRLYHERLDSPIERLPIGMPISLRDASDPMGGNRFGVARFAAPVGVADPADRIRRVRELVLEARDEPAADVLSMAAPALSRLPVAAVARWYLAQTALIDLQASNVAGITVPVYMAGARIDRMFPFAPAPGCGVMATLVSHTGVCCIGVTIDTAAVTSPDLFLECLSEGLDEVLRLGRKRKGAR